The following DNA comes from Tunturibacter psychrotolerans.
CGCACGATGGTGCAGTTGGACGCAATTCCGTTCGATGTCTCGATGCCGTTGCTCGCATATAACCAGGCCCGGGAGACACTCATTACGCAGGCGATCGCCGGACTTGGGTTGGGATGCAAAGGAAGTGAAGCAGGTGCTGTGTATTTGCCGAGCACCCTTGGCGAGTTGCCTGACCTGCCGCGTTTGGCATTCATGCTAAAACTCGTTTTGCGATCCTCGGAGATCGAAGTGGCAAAGTTCCTGGACGTCACGCCGTCCAAAGTGAGGGAGTTGGTTCAGGCTGCGATCGACCGTCTGAGCTTGCGGGTGCCCTTTTCTGTGCTGAATGGATGCTATGACGCGTGATTCGCGAAATTCTCAAAGTTAAAACACTGAACCCGGATTGCTCCGGGCTCGGTCTTCGGACTTGTGCGGAAGGCGATCGACTAGGAAGCTTTCTTCGTCTTCGCAGCCGGTGCCGGAGTTTCTGCGATTGACTCGGCCTGTTGGCGTAGAGCATGGATGACGACGCGCAGCATCTCCTCTTCAGGGGCAGGTTTGCCGGTGAAAATCTCGAACTGACGAGCTCCCTGCTGAACGAACATCTCGATGCCGGTGATGATGGAAATGCTTTGCTGCCGTGCGAGACGGAGTAGTGGGGTTTCGAGCGGGTTGTAGACGAGGTCGAAGACCAGCTTGGTGTTGAGGTCTGCTGCTTCTAGGATCGGCGTAGTCTTGACACCAGCCATACCAACCGGAGTTGCATTGACGATTACGTCGAAGGTGGTTTTGGATAGAGCATCTTTCTTAATCGTCTTCGAACCGGACTGCTTGGCCAGTTTCTGAGCGGTCTCGGAGGTGCGATTGAGGATGAAGACCTCGGCTCCCTTGTCGCGCATACCGAAGACGGCGGCGCGAGCGGCTCCGCCGGCACCTAGAACGAGAGCCTTTGCTCCGCGGAGGGACATTCGCTTCTCAATAGGGCCGGTGATCCCGGCGACGTCTGTGTTGAAGCCATAGAGCTTGCCGTCCTGGCGGAGGACCGTGTTGCAGGCACCGATTTTGGCGGAGAGAGGATCGGTCTTCTCGAGGTGTGCCATGATCTCCTGCTTGAGCGGCATGGTGACGCTGAGGCCCTGGATGGGGATCTCATGCACCAATTTGAGCAGGTCAGCGAGCTTGTTGGCCTGAAGCGCAAGATAGACAGCATTTACGGTCTCGCGGCGGAAGGCCGTGTTCATCATGATGGGAGAGAGCGAGCTGCGGATGGGGTTGCCGGCGACACCGTAAACCTTTGTGGCTGCGTCGACTTGATCGATGCGATAGGTTTCGATCAGTGTGCGGGCGGCGATCTGGCCAGGGCCAGTCTCCTCGCCGGCTGTTGCTGCGGCGAAGGTAAAGGCGCTGCCGGCGCGGAGTCCGAGAACGCGGGAGATGATGCCTGCATCGCCCATACAGATGCCAACGATGTTGGAGTGATCGTCCATACGTTCGATGAAGCGCATGAGAGTGACGTTGTCTGTGAGACTCTTGGCCGTGGGCACGATCTTGATGAAGTCGGGGTGAAAGGGCTCGATGCGCTTGAAGATGCCGTCAAGATCTTTGGTGGCTGCGAAGTCGTGATGGCTGATGATAAGGGCGACGCCTGTTTCGCGAAGCTTCTGAAGCTCGCCTTTCTTCAGGCTCTCAGCCGATTCAAGCTCAAGATCGACGATGTGGAAACCAGAGGTTCCCGCTTTGGAGAGAATCTCCATCTCGGCGACGAGATTGCCTGAGAATTTACCGCCGTTAGCCGCGCGACGACAGGTCGCGATGGCTGTGACCGCGGTATTGTCGCTGAGGAAATGTTTCAGCTTCGGCAAAGCGAGGAGAGGCTTCTCCAGGTAGTCGAGGCGGAACTCGAGGAAAGGCGTCTCTTTGACGACAGCGGTAGCTTTTTCAAGCATCTCGGCAGGCGTGGCGCCAATGATGGCGACGCAGACTTTACCGATACGGGAACGAAGAAATTGGGGGGTTACGCTGGGCACATTCACTCTCATGTCTACAATCGCGGTATATTACAGACCCGCTGGGAAGGATGCAAATTTTTGTTGAAATATAAGGAGTTTAGTTCCTGTCCTTGCAACGTTACTCGGTTTCGTTTCTTTGGATGCGCGAGACGAGTCGAAGACACTAGAAGTAGACGCTATATCTCGAAGAATGTTACTCGTCAGTAGTTCGAGAGGGAAGGGACTAATACAGGGTCGGCGAAATCGTGAACGAGGCTGTTAGTTGACATTATCGCGGGGAAATGCGGACAAAGTTTATCAAAGTAAAGGAGTTAGCGTGAGCGAAGAGATTAAAACTATGCGAAATGGGGCGTGGGATAGGTTCGGGTGGTTGCGGCATGGTTTCAGCACCCGGAGCGGGGGTATTTCGGCGGTTTATGGGGGAAAATCGCTGAATCTGGGATGGACCAAAGAGGATGACAGGGCGTCGGTGGTGGAAAATCGACGGCAATTTGTGCGGTTTCTTGATGGTGATTTGGTGGATAGACGTGGTTCGGTGCTGGTGGGAGTGCGGCAGATTCACTCCGACATCGTGAGAGTGGTTCGGGATGGGGATGGGGCGTTGGAAGGCAGGCTTCAGACTGCGGAGGGAAAGGCAGTTCTCGAGGGAGATGGGCTGATTACCAACGTTCCGGGAGTGCTTGTAGGGGTGGGGACGGCCGATTGCGTTCCGGTGCTGGTGGTGGATGGGAAGAATAGAGCGGTCGGGGCGTTTCATGCGGGATGGCGGGGTACGGTGGCTCAGATCGTGGAGCGCGGAGTGGCGATGATGGTGGACGAGTATGGGTCGCGGGTGGAGGATCTGGAGGCGGCGGTTGGGCCGAGCATTGGTGCTTGCTGCTACTCGGTTGGTAAGGAGGTGCACAACGAGTTCCACGAGCGGTTTGGGTACGCGGCAGATCTTTTTCGAGTTGGTGTCGACGAGGATGACGCCAAAATTTATCTGGATCTGTGGGAAGCGAATCGAAGACAGCTGTTGAACGCCGGACTGGGAGAAGAGCAGATTACCCTGATGGGGGAGTGTACGGCTTGCGAGGTCGATGCGAGAGGGGAGCAGAAGTATTTTTCGCATCGTGGAGAGAAGGGTGTTGCGGGGAGAATGCTGAGCGTTGTCGGTGTGGCTGGATAGCTTTGCGTTGGATCCGATGAAAAAGAGTCAGGACCACCCATGTTGAGCGATCCTGACTCCTCTGTTGTCCGCGAGCTTAGTCACGTTGATATTTTCAAAAACACAGCGGTCCAGAGCTACTACTTTACGAATGCTTAGTCCATCAGTTTTCGCGTGAAGTAGGTGTACTGTTCGGCGCGGGTGTTGGCCTGTTCTTTGAGATTGGCTCCAGGTGCGTGACCGCCTTCGATAATTTCGTCGTAGAAGAAGGGCTTGTGGAACTCTTCGAGGCGAGCGGCGAATTTGCGTGCGTGAACCGGTCCTACTCGGTCATCCTTGGTTGTAGTGAAGATGAGAGGTTCTGGGTAATTTGTGTTGGGGTTGAGCTGGTTGTAAGGGGAGATGTAGGCGAGGAATTTTCGTTCCTCTGGGATGGTGACAGTGCCGTATTCTCCGACCCAGGAAGCGCCTGCTGCGATCTGTTCGTAGCGGAGCATATCGAGTAGGGGTACCTGAATGACGACGGCGTTCCACATCTCGGGGTGTTGAGTGAATTCCACGCCCATGAGGAGTCCTCCATTGGAGCCGCCAACAATGCCTAGGCGACGAGGCGACGTGATCTTGCGGCTGAAGAGATCCTGACCGACTGAGGCGAAGTCGTCATAGATGCGCTGGCGATGGGTCTTGAGGCCGGCGTCATGCCAGGCTGGGCCGAACTCGCCGCCGCCGCGGATGTTAGCCAGGACAAAGGTGCCGCCTCGCTCAAGCCATAGCTTGCCAAGGGTGGGATTGTAGAGAGGCGTCATGGAGACTTGAAAGCCGCCGTATGCGTTCATCACGGTGGGATTGGAGCCGTCGTATTTGATGTCCTTAAGACGGACGAGGAAGTAGGGGATTTTGGTCCCGTCTTTGGAGGTAGCCTCAAGTTGTTCGACGATGAGGTTGGATGCGTCGAACTGGGCCGGGAGAGTCTTTGCCGACTTCATACCAGCTGAAGCAGCGTCACCCAGAAGGAGCGAGGAAGGCGTGAGGAAGCCAGTGGTCTGGACGAAGAACTTATCGTCAGAGGTGTTGGCAGAGGCGATCTCGACGCTGAGATTGTCGAGGATGTCGAGTTTCTTGCGAGTCCAGGTGTTGTTTGCGTCGTGGGTGTAGAAGTAGGCGCGACCTTGAACGTGGTCGAGCGTGGTGATGAGCAGATGATTTTTCGTTGTTGCCGCGTCCTGAAAGAACTCCTGGGATGTGGGCGTGAAGACGACCGTGGGTTTGAGGTGGACGGGGTCTTTTCTAACGGCCTCAAGATTAAGCGCTATCAACGAGCCCTGAGGGAATGTCGTGGAGAGGCCTTGAGGCTTCCAGTCTTCGTTGAGTTCGACGAAGATTTGGCCGTCGAGCATTCCGTGAAGCTGGCACTTTCCGGGGACAGAGATTTTTTCAGTTCCTCCTGAGGTGTAGAAAGAGATTTCACTCTCGAAGAAATTCACTCCGCGATTGATGACGACTACAGCGTGACCCTGTCCGTCGTTGATCGTAAACGGGGCGACTTGTACGTCGGTCTGTGTGCCCCGGTAGACTTCTTTGGCTTGATCGAGGGTTTGGCCGCGCTTCCAGACTTTGACGACGAAGGGATAGCCGGACTGGGTCATTGTTCCGTCGCCCCAGTTGCGGGCAACCAGAAGAGTGTCTTTGTCGACCCAGGTCACATCCTGCTTTGATTTGGGCAAGACAAAACCATTCTTCACAAAATCGCCGGTCTTGAGATCGAACTCGCGGAGTGTGTCGGCGTCTTCGCCGCCGTCGGAGAGCGAGACGAGACAGAGGCCGTTGCCGGGATAGAGGCAGTTGAGCCCCTTTTGAACCCATTTTTGGTTGTCCTTTGCGGCGAGGGCGTCGTAGTCGATGACTGTGTGCCAATCAGGTTGCGAAGTCAGGTAGCTGTCGAGGGAGGTCTTACGAAGGATGCCGCGGACGTGCTGGGCGTCTTGCCAGGTGTTGTAGACCTCGCCGACGTGGAAGTCCGGGGTGGGAAGTCGAGTAGGAGACTCGAGTACTTTAAGCGCGGTCTCGGCCAGCACGGCGTAGCGTGGGTCGGCCTGCAGAACCTTCGCTGAACGGGCATTTTCTTCGTTTACCCAGGCCATGGCTTTTTCGCCGGAGACGTCTTCGAGCCACTGGTATTTATCAGGCTGCTCGTTGGTGTTCTGTGCAGAGGAGTGAATGGAACCAAGGGTTGTTGCGATTGCGAACGCGGTAAGGATTGCGGTCTTGCGACTTCGAAGCAGCATCGTGTCTGTTCCCCTTCGTGAATGCGCGGTTTGGTTGGTCCCGTTGCTCTGCCAAAGCCCGGGTTTCTTGCAGAGATGCTCAGTGTAGCGCAGGATTCGTTTGTAGTTGTGGGACGGCAGCAAGGCAGAGTCTAGGTTTTGCAGAGTTCCTCTGCAAGTTCTTCGCGGTGGCTGAGGGCGATTGTATCGATGCGGTTGAGGACGTGCAGGTAGAAGAAGAACGCGGCGACGGCCAGCAGGAGGAAGAAGGGAACCATCAGCCATGGGAGGTTGAAGGAGTTCGCCAGCAAGACGCCACCGTAACCGATGGCGAAGCAGGCTGCCACGATACCAACAGCGATGAGGGCGCTGAGCTGAGAGGTCTGCTTGCGGTTGATCTTCGAGAGGTCAATTTTTTTTGGAGCGGCGAGAGAACGAAGGTTGCCGACTGCTCCGTTGGTGAAGACTGCGAAGAGAAGCCAACAGAACGTACCAAGGGAGATGAGAAGCGATGGTGGGTGGGCGGTGAGACTGATGACGGTGAAGATCAGAACGAGTTCGATAAAGCTCAAGAGAAAACCGATGATGTTCTTTGCCAGGAAGACGTCGCGGAGGCGAGTGGGGGAGAGGAAGTAGAACTGGATTCCGGGGCCGTCCATGCCGAGGCAGTTGTACGAGAGGATGGAGACGCCGAGGACGGAGTATGCGACTGCGGCAGGAAAGACGAAGCTGCCGAAGCGTCCGCTGGTACCGATGCGGTTGGCGAAGAGGAAGACCATGAAGATGGGAGCGATGAAACCATAGAGCTGATTCGTATTGCGGCGGAGGTAGAGGAATTCCTTTTGCAGGCAGGCGGCGATGGTAGGGCTGAGACCCACGGTGCTCGCGCTTGCGAGTGGCGAGGTTGAGGGATGCGGGATTGCCGCGGGAGTGTTTGGGATGCGGACTGTTTGGGGCTGCTTGGTGGTTTCGCTTAGATTTTCTCCGCGGAACTCGCGATGCATGCGTAAGGCGTAGATGGCCAGGAAGAGGCTGCTGAAAGCTACGAGGCCGACGAGTGCCGCGAAGGCGTGGAGGAAGCGTCCCCCAGCAAAGTTGGCGATTGACGTCGCTGTTAGTCCGGGAGGGAGAAGTGCGGCGAGGGGTTCAATCTGGTGGAAGATCTTGAGTAGGAATGGAAGATGATTGGCGTGGTGACGGTTGTTTTGAAAGCCAGGGTTGAAGTTGAGATTGATGTATTGAAAGCCAAGCGAGGCGAAGAGGATGAAGGCGGTTAGAATCTCGCGGGCGCGACGGGTAGAGAGCCAACGGTCGACCCAGGAGAGGACCATTCGGGTGAAAAAGATGTTCGATAAAGCATAGATGATGAGCAGGAGAGTGGCCCAGGGGAGGAGAGACGGTCGGGCGATTGCTATGCCGATATCGGCTGCGGTAAGAGCGAGAGTGCCGATGACGTTCGAGGCGGAAAGCAGGCCGAAGAAGAGGCGTGCGGTGAGGTAGCGTGGAAAGCTGATGGGGAAACGGATGATGGTGTTGATGTCGAAACTTAGGCTGGGTGGGGAGATATTGAGGACGACGAGTTGCCAGAGGGCGAAGATGGCCCAGGTAAGCGCAGGGAGAAGCGTTAGTTTGTCGGCTGAAATGAGGTAATAGCTGGCGAAGCCTGCACCGACGATGGGGCCAACGGCGATGATGCCAAGGACGGGGAAGAAGATGATTCGAGCGATGAGTTCGCCAACTCCTCCTTTGCGACAGAACGCGTTGCGGAAGATGCACCAGCGGAGTTGGGCGAGTGCGAGGAATTGAGCGCGGCTTTGTGCGGCGGTCCAGGGGCGGGTATGAACGGCTGTCAGTGTGGGTGGCGGCGGAGTTTGGATCAGCCCAGCCATGAGAGCTCCTGTTCGGGGTGGGCGGCGGAGGGGTCGCTGCCGACGACGCTGAGGAAGATCTGTTCGAGGGTGAGGGTTTGATGGCTGCTGCCGTTGCCTTGGGGGTTGCGGGCCTGAACGCCTGCGCGGAGTTCTTCAAGGGAGCCGGTAGCGATGAGGTGGCCGCGGTCGATGATGGCGATGTGAGTGCAGAGACGCTCGACAATCTCGAGGACGTGGGATGTGAGGAAGATGGTGGCGCCGCGGGCGATCATGCCTTGCAGCATGGCCTTGAGAGTGCCGGAAGCGATGGCGTCGACGCCTTCAAAGGGCTCGTCGAGGAAGAGGATGCGTGGGCCGTGGATGACGGCTGCGGCGAGGGCTAGCTTTTTCTGCATCCCGTGGGAAAAGTCGGTGATGAGCTTTTTCGTTTCGCCGGCGAGGCTCATGAATTCGAGGAGCTCGGTGGTGCGGGCGGCGGTGGTGGCCTGGTCGAGGCCGTACATGCGGCCTACGAAACGGAGGTATTCAGCCGCAGTAAGACGGCCGAAGAGGGCGAGGCCCTCGGGGACGACTCCGATCTGGCGCTTGACCTCGATGGGGTTCGCGATGGCGTCGAGGCCGAGGATCTGGATAGAACCAGAGGTCGGGGCCAGCAGCCCAGTGAGCATCTTGATGGTGGTGGATTTGCCGGCTCCGTTTGGGCCGAGGAAGCCGAAGAACTGGCCAGGGGCGACCGTGAGGTTGACGTCCTGAACTGCGATGAAGTCGCCGAAACGACGGGTAAGGCCTGTAATGGTAACGGCGGGGATCATGTGTGGGAAGCATACCGCAGAGGTTGGGGAGCAGGGCAAATTCCAAAAGTTCTGACAGGGAAGGGTATGGGCCGTCAGGCCGAACAAACGGCTCGGGAGCGACCGCCAACGATTTGAGTGGGAAGGACTTTCCGCTCTTGGGGAACTCGTAAAACCTAAACGCTTCCTGAGGATGGCAACTGATGGGAGATGCCGTTTTAAGACTTGGCTGGAAGATGCAACGAATGAAGGATGTGCGGGTTGTTATACTTAAGGGTCACCTCATTTAGCCGAGCTGAGGATGTGACTGTGTTTTGGGCAGGACGCGATGCTCGGTGAGCGAGACTGCAGAACAGGTTTTGATGAGCAACATTCTTGAGACGATTAACTCTCCCGCTGATGTGAAGAAGCTGTCGATTGCGGAGCTGACCCAGCTGGCAGAGGAGATTCGGGCGCGACTGATTGTCGGGGTTGCCAAGACAGGCGGGCATATTGGCCCGAACCTCGGTGTTGTCGAATTGACCCTGGCGATGCATTATGTCTTCGATACGCCGACGGATAGCTTTGTCTTTGATGTCAGCCACCAGGCTTATGTGCACAAGCTGCTGACTGGACGAGAGAAGCTGTTCCATACGATTCGGCAACCGGGCGGGTTGAATGGATTTATGCTGCGCACTGAGAGTGAACATGACAGCTACGGTGCAGGCCACGCCGGAACAGCGCTTAGTGCAGCGCTTGGGATGGCTGTTGGCCGCGACATGGCGGGTGGAAAAGAACACATCGTCGCGCTGGCTGGGGACGCAGCGTTTACAAATGGGATCTCATTCGAAGCGCTGAACAATATTGCGGCTCAGACCAAGCGATTGATCGTAGTGCTGAACGATAACGCATGGTCGATCGATAAGAACGTTGGAGCGATTGCGGAGTACTTCCACAAGATTGTGACGAATCCGACGGTTTCGAGCCTGCATGACAAGGCAGCGGATCTATTGGAGCGGTTTGGCGGCAAGACGGCGCGGCACGTGGTGCGTAAGGCAGAAGAGGCCGCAAAGGGACTGATCGGGCCAGGCATGCTGTTTGAGGAGTTCGGCCTGAGCTACTTCGGCCCGCTCGATGGACATAATCTTCCGTTGCTGATCGAGACGTTCAAGTATCTCAAGCAACAGAACCGGCCAGTTGTGCTGCATGCGATTACTCAGAAGGGCAGGGGCTTTCAACCGGCGATTGAGAAGCAGAAGAAGTTTCACGGGCTTGGGCCGTATGACGCGCAGACGGGAGAGACAAAGGCTGCGGGACAGAAGACCTACTCGGAGATATTTGCCGAGTCGTTGACCAAGCTGGCGACCGCGAACGATAAGGTAGTAGCAATTACTGCTGCGATGCCGAATGGGACGGCGCTCGATCTCTTCCGGCCGCATCATCCCAAGCGATACTTCGACGTGGGGATCGCTGAGGAACACGCGGTGATCTTTGCAGCCGGCATGGCTACAAAGGGCTATAAACCTTTTTGTGCGATCTACTCGACTTTTTTGCAGCGAGCCTTTGACCAGGTTGTGCATGATGTTTGTCTGCAGAATCTGCCAGTGGTGTTCTGCATGGACCGCGGTGGTTTGAGTGGTGATGATGGACCGACTCACCATGGGCTCTTCGATATTAGCTATCTGCGCAGCGTTCCAAATCTCATCCACATGGTTCCCAAGGATGAAGATGAACTGTCAGACATGATGTACACGGCGATGCTGCATGATGGGCCAAGCGCGATTCGGTATCCGCGTGGCACTGGGCCGGGAGTGGCTGTTAAAGAGCGCCCAAAAGCAATCGAGATCGGCAAGGCCGAAGTGATCCGCGATGGAGCAGATGTTGCGATCTTCGGTTTGGGTGCGATGCTGCCTGAGGCGGAAAGGCTGGCAGAGATGCTGAAGCGCGAGGGTTTTTCCGCGGCGGTCATTAACCCTCGTTTTGCGAAGCCGATTGATCGCGATTGCGTCGGGGAGTTCGGCCGTCGCTGTGGGTTGGTAATTACGTTAGAGGACCATGTGCTCGCGGGTGGGTTTGGCTCTGCCGTGATGGAGACGCTAAACGAGCTTGAGTTGCAGACTTCGGTGGTGAGGGTGGGATGGCCGGACGCCTTCATCGAGCACGGCAAGGTGGAGTCGTTGCGGGAGAAGTATGGCCTGACTGCGGAGGCAGCTCTTGAAAAGGCCAGACCCTACCTCGCAAAGATGATGGATCAGGTGCTGGCCAAGCACTCCTAACGTTATTCAACGATAAAGAAATGTCTGCCTTGTGCGGCCCATTCTCATTCAGGATGCAATAAGGGCTTACTGTTTTATGTAGACCCACGTGCTCTTCTCATCCTCTTTTCCGGGGTTCCAAGAGACGTCTGTAAGGGTTTTGCCGTCTGCTGAGAGAGTGTGGGTTCCGTAGAGTCTGGGCTTTCCATCGAACTTGTAAGTGTAAGAGAGTTTCGAGGGAGAGAGCATCTCGAAAGATATCGTCATTCCTGCTGGAACAAGGGGTCCGGTATAGGCATTGTCAGTTCCGTCCGTTTTGCCTTCTACCGACGATTTGTATTCCGGGTATTCCATGCGGATGATCCCGGGGCCCGGCGAGGAAATTACGTATGTATCCGGTGCCGACATGGTGACTTTCGTGGATCGCCATTTTCCGACAAGACCGGTGGTTCCTGTCTCGCGGACGTAAACATCTTCCTCGCTGTAGGCTGATCCGTCAGGTCTGGTGCGTTCCATGGTGATGGTATATGTTTTCCCGTCGGGAGAGATCTGCCGGTGTACCTTTGAGAAGACGTTGCCATTGAACATGACGACCGTGTTCCACGCGTTGTCTCCGTCGGCGGTCCAGATGACGGAGCGGCCGTACACCGACTTGTACTCTTTACCGTCGATACGAAAATCAAAATTGGCGTTGCTACCGTTGGAGTAATGCATCAGGCCATTGGCTCCCTGGGTGTAGGTAAAGGTGTCACCCGTGAAGTGACTCTTGTCGATATCAAGCTTCCATGTGCCGACCCAGGGATTATCGGCGGCATGAGACGAGAGTGTTGGCAACGCAAGTAATGCGCACGCGAGAAGGAGCTTCTTCATGAGATGCCTCCAGAGCTTCTATTCGGTTTTAGGGCCTTGGGGAGGACGGGATTCTAACAGAATTTATGCGGACGGTAAAGGGAAATTCAGGGTTGGATGCCAGGGCGCACCTGGAGGGAAAGCAGCTCGTTTGTGCGCGCGTGGCGATAGTCGAAGGTGCTGCGGAGCTGGCGGGTAATGAAGAGGCGGTTGCCTAGATCGCCCAGTTTGCCGAGAGGCAATTCGTATGCGACCTCGTCGTAGAGCAGCGTGCCGGAGGTGGATATTCCGGAAGCGTCGGTGCGGTTCTCTGTATGAAGTCGGTGGCAGTGATGCCAATAGGCGAAGGGGCCGCGGAGTTGTCGGTCGCAGAAGTGATCGTTCCAGACGAACTCAGAGATTTCTGCGTCCCATGGAACTCGGATGGGCGAATATGGGAGTGGGCGAAAGCTGATGGTGAGCTTCGTATTTGCTCCGGCCACGATGGTGCTGATGCTTGAGGCGTCTGTGGGTTCCGGTCGCGGGGGTGGTGGTGCTATGGAGATCTTCTCGATGCGGGCACGCTGCCAGGGAGGCATAAGGCGTGGGAGATTTTCGGGATTCGCGAAGAAGGCGAAGACGAGGTCAACGGGATAGGGGAGCCACTGTTCGGAGTGAAATGTGTGGCGCATGCTGGGTTGGTTATAACGTGTTGAGCGAGTGGTGCAGACAGCAAACAGAACGCTGTTTCGTGTGACGCGAAAAAGAGGCGCCTCGTGATGAGGCGCCTTGAAGGATTGCCGGAGGAAACACTTAGTTGGGCATGAGGACGGTGTCGATGACGTGGATGACACCGTTCGACTGGAAGACATCGGCGGTAGTGATGGTGGCCATGCCGCCTTTGGCGTCGGTCAGCATGATGTTGCCGCCGGACATGGTTGCGGTGAGGTTTTCGCCCTGAACAGTCTTAAGGGTGGCTTTGCCTCCGCCCTTCTGGATCATCTTTGCGAGCTCTTTCGAGCTGACCTTGCCTGCCACGACGTGGTAGGTGAGGATTTTGTCGAGTGTGTCTTTGTTTTCGGGTTTGACGAGTGTGTCGACGGTGCCGGCCGGTAGTTTGGCGAAGGCGTCATCGGTGGGAGCGAAGACGGTGAAGGGGCCCGGGCTGTTGAGGGTATCGACCAGACCGCCGGCTTTGACGGCAGCGACGAGGGTCTTGTGAATCGGCGAGTCGACTGCGTTCTCGACGATTGTCTTGGTGGGGTACATGGCAGCTCCGCCCACATCGGGATCCTTCTGGGCGTGAGCGCTGAGTGAGGTGATGGCCAGAGTGGCCACTGCGAGAGTTGCGAGAAGAGACTTCTTCATTTCGGTTTCCTTTGCGTTCTGAAGTTCTAGAGGCTCGTTCCCTGCAGGGGCGTTCATAAGCATCTACGTCCACTTGCGTGGACTGGATTGGTTCTATTCCCATCATGCTCGTGAAAACCAGACCTGAGTGGCAGTGCTGCGAGGTCGGTTGTGTGTGCGTAATTGATCGCGAGAAGATGTTGATGATGTGAAGTTGTGCATCCTACGAAGGTGGCGTTGACAATTACCTCGAGTCCTCGTCAACTGAAGGTCGGAGCCTATGTTAAAAGTGGCCAGCAGGACGAGTGACGGGTTGATGCAGGCACAGGAGGTGGGAGACCATCCCGCCCATGCGCATGACCGTGGCTTGATGCTGATCGGTCTTTTCAAGCTGGCGAAGGCGATCTTCTTCTTCTGTATCGGTGCCGGCGCGGTTCATCTGCTGCATAAAGATGTCGGCGACGAGGTGACGCGGTTGGCGCTGCGGTTGAGGTTTGACCCTGAGAGTCGCCTGGTTGCGCTGCTGCTCCACAAGGCGGATCT
Coding sequences within:
- a CDS encoding SRPBCC family protein: MRHTFHSEQWLPYPVDLVFAFFANPENLPRLMPPWQRARIEKISIAPPPPRPEPTDASSISTIVAGANTKLTISFRPLPYSPIRVPWDAEISEFVWNDHFCDRQLRGPFAYWHHCHRLHTENRTDASGISTSGTLLYDEVAYELPLGKLGDLGNRLFITRQLRSTFDYRHARTNELLSLQVRPGIQP
- the dxs gene encoding 1-deoxy-D-xylulose-5-phosphate synthase is translated as MSNILETINSPADVKKLSIAELTQLAEEIRARLIVGVAKTGGHIGPNLGVVELTLAMHYVFDTPTDSFVFDVSHQAYVHKLLTGREKLFHTIRQPGGLNGFMLRTESEHDSYGAGHAGTALSAALGMAVGRDMAGGKEHIVALAGDAAFTNGISFEALNNIAAQTKRLIVVLNDNAWSIDKNVGAIAEYFHKIVTNPTVSSLHDKAADLLERFGGKTARHVVRKAEEAAKGLIGPGMLFEEFGLSYFGPLDGHNLPLLIETFKYLKQQNRPVVLHAITQKGRGFQPAIEKQKKFHGLGPYDAQTGETKAAGQKTYSEIFAESLTKLATANDKVVAITAAMPNGTALDLFRPHHPKRYFDVGIAEEHAVIFAAGMATKGYKPFCAIYSTFLQRAFDQVVHDVCLQNLPVVFCMDRGGLSGDDGPTHHGLFDISYLRSVPNLIHMVPKDEDELSDMMYTAMLHDGPSAIRYPRGTGPGVAVKERPKAIEIGKAEVIRDGADVAIFGLGAMLPEAERLAEMLKREGFSAAVINPRFAKPIDRDCVGEFGRRCGLVITLEDHVLAGGFGSAVMETLNELELQTSVVRVGWPDAFIEHGKVESLREKYGLTAEAALEKARPYLAKMMDQVLAKHS
- a CDS encoding ABC transporter ATP-binding protein, with translation MIPAVTITGLTRRFGDFIAVQDVNLTVAPGQFFGFLGPNGAGKSTTIKMLTGLLAPTSGSIQILGLDAIANPIEVKRQIGVVPEGLALFGRLTAAEYLRFVGRMYGLDQATTAARTTELLEFMSLAGETKKLITDFSHGMQKKLALAAAVIHGPRILFLDEPFEGVDAIASGTLKAMLQGMIARGATIFLTSHVLEIVERLCTHIAIIDRGHLIATGSLEELRAGVQARNPQGNGSSHQTLTLEQIFLSVVGSDPSAAHPEQELSWLG
- the aroE gene encoding shikimate dehydrogenase gives rise to the protein MPSVTPQFLRSRIGKVCVAIIGATPAEMLEKATAVVKETPFLEFRLDYLEKPLLALPKLKHFLSDNTAVTAIATCRRAANGGKFSGNLVAEMEILSKAGTSGFHIVDLELESAESLKKGELQKLRETGVALIISHHDFAATKDLDGIFKRIEPFHPDFIKIVPTAKSLTDNVTLMRFIERMDDHSNIVGICMGDAGIISRVLGLRAGSAFTFAAATAGEETGPGQIAARTLIETYRIDQVDAATKVYGVAGNPIRSSLSPIMMNTAFRRETVNAVYLALQANKLADLLKLVHEIPIQGLSVTMPLKQEIMAHLEKTDPLSAKIGACNTVLRQDGKLYGFNTDVAGITGPIEKRMSLRGAKALVLGAGGAARAAVFGMRDKGAEVFILNRTSETAQKLAKQSGSKTIKKDALSKTTFDVIVNATPVGMAGVKTTPILEAADLNTKLVFDLVYNPLETPLLRLARQQSISIITGIEMFVQQGARQFEIFTGKPAPEEEMLRVVIHALRQQAESIAETPAPAAKTKKAS
- the pgeF gene encoding peptidoglycan editing factor PgeF encodes the protein MSEEIKTMRNGAWDRFGWLRHGFSTRSGGISAVYGGKSLNLGWTKEDDRASVVENRRQFVRFLDGDLVDRRGSVLVGVRQIHSDIVRVVRDGDGALEGRLQTAEGKAVLEGDGLITNVPGVLVGVGTADCVPVLVVDGKNRAVGAFHAGWRGTVAQIVERGVAMMVDEYGSRVEDLEAAVGPSIGACCYSVGKEVHNEFHERFGYAADLFRVGVDEDDAKIYLDLWEANRRQLLNAGLGEEQITLMGECTACEVDARGEQKYFSHRGEKGVAGRMLSVVGVAG
- a CDS encoding prolyl oligopeptidase family serine peptidase, giving the protein MLLRSRKTAILTAFAIATTLGSIHSSAQNTNEQPDKYQWLEDVSGEKAMAWVNEENARSAKVLQADPRYAVLAETALKVLESPTRLPTPDFHVGEVYNTWQDAQHVRGILRKTSLDSYLTSQPDWHTVIDYDALAAKDNQKWVQKGLNCLYPGNGLCLVSLSDGGEDADTLREFDLKTGDFVKNGFVLPKSKQDVTWVDKDTLLVARNWGDGTMTQSGYPFVVKVWKRGQTLDQAKEVYRGTQTDVQVAPFTINDGQGHAVVVINRGVNFFESEISFYTSGGTEKISVPGKCQLHGMLDGQIFVELNEDWKPQGLSTTFPQGSLIALNLEAVRKDPVHLKPTVVFTPTSQEFFQDAATTKNHLLITTLDHVQGRAYFYTHDANNTWTRKKLDILDNLSVEIASANTSDDKFFVQTTGFLTPSSLLLGDAASAGMKSAKTLPAQFDASNLIVEQLEATSKDGTKIPYFLVRLKDIKYDGSNPTVMNAYGGFQVSMTPLYNPTLGKLWLERGGTFVLANIRGGGEFGPAWHDAGLKTHRQRIYDDFASVGQDLFSRKITSPRRLGIVGGSNGGLLMGVEFTQHPEMWNAVVIQVPLLDMLRYEQIAAGASWVGEYGTVTIPEERKFLAYISPYNQLNPNTNYPEPLIFTTTKDDRVGPVHARKFAARLEEFHKPFFYDEIIEGGHAPGANLKEQANTRAEQYTYFTRKLMD